One window of Cydia strobilella chromosome 10, ilCydStro3.1, whole genome shotgun sequence genomic DNA carries:
- the LOC134744914 gene encoding uncharacterized protein LOC134744914: MVKKLSWNTKTKRTRRVKPVTDLSNKNVGSSQPILNQGEFNEHMSDYFIHSMSPLRGIDNPYFKKMFDFLQIHRSGLSVMSRRSLGRHIQDSHQRMLTDIKKQLQHETKEVCTTADIWSAKKRSFLGVTCHWIDSNLQRKSLTLACRRFSGTHSFNRIALLLENIHTEFNLDCQKVLATVTDNGSNFVKAFKEYGLKENEIFEDEMENESDGDDDQSAVSSTSTSPRSVLHEAGPSNISTSTEGEDIPQLPAHLRCSAHKLSLVCTTYANKVLKGNNTSLSKMHDQVMRKCSTLWNAANRPKTAEIIQNILGHTLSRPGVTRWNSVYDSLRQIESIRTKSAQLHLALGITNYLRERDFQYIEEYLKCSQPIAEALDILQGDKDIFYGILLPTLLSLRRKLIKLTNGNLIYCQALAIKYLTSVEERFSDFFGLYTPTAITAAIAALSYPRFKDKWFTAIDHQHNRRLKTLFKQKIANEVHDQDDGQEGSTSTKPSEDAYFDFETDSSEGEGIGSSIRSTRPDILLANFLSDEDKNISMLRRHAEVMNIFKKFNTRMPSSGPVERLFSYATMINLPKSHRLSDEMFEMRVVLKANLK, from the coding sequence ATGGTGAAGAAACTTTCATGGAATACCAAAACTAAAAGAACACGAAGGGTTAAACCTGTAACAGACTTGAGTAATAAAAATGTCGGCAGTTCACAACCAATATTAAATCAGGGAGAGTTTAATGAGCACATGTCTGATTACTTTATACATTCCATGAGTCCATTGCGTGGCATTGATAATccatatttcaaaaaaatgtttgatttcttacaaatacatagatcAGGACTGAGCGTCATGAGCCGGAGATCTTTGGGACGGCATATTCAAGATAGTCACCAGCGGATGCTAACTGATATAAAAAAACAGTTACAACATGAGACGAAAGAAGTGTGTACTACAGCTGATATATGGTCCGCGAAAAAAAGGAGCTTCTTAGGAGTGACGTGCCACTGGATCGATTCAAACTTACAGAGAAAATCGCTAACATTGGCTTGCCGGCGCTTTAGTGGTACTCATAGTTTTAACAGGATTGCATTATTGCTTGAAAATATTCATACCGAATTCAACTTAGATTGTCAAAAAGTTCTGGCCACGGTGACTGATAACGGCAGCAACTTTGTCAAGGCGTTCAAAGAATACGGTCTCAAAGAAAATGAGATTTTCGAAGATGAAATGGAAAATGAATCTGACGGCGATGACGATCAGTCTGCAGTAAGTAGTACTAGTACTTCACCAAGAAGTGTATTGCACGAGGCTGGTCCATCGAATATTTCAACATCAACTGAGGGTGAGGACATCCCTCAACTACCGGCTCACTTAAGGTGCTCCGCTCACAAGCTAAGTTTAGTTTGTACTACCTATGCGAACAAAGTTTTGAAAGGAAATAATACATCCCTCTCCAAAATGCACGACCAAGTTATGAGGAAATGCTCCACGTTATGGAATGCTGCTAATCGACCAAAGACGGCAGAAATCATACAAAATATTCTTGGACACACGCTTTCAAGACCTGGAGTCACAAGATGGAACAGCGTTTACGACAGCCTGAGACAAATAGAGAGTATTCGTACTAAAAGTGCACAACTTCACTTGGCACTGGGTATAACAAATTACTTGAGAGAACGGGATTTTCAGTACATTGAAGAATATTTGAAATGCTCGCAGCCTATTGCAGAGGCACTCGACATTTTACAAGGCGACAAAGACATCTTTTACGGCATACTTTTGCCTACATTACTATCACTGCGCAGAAAACTGATAAAATTGACAAATGGAAACTTAATATATTGTCAAGCTCTTGccattaaatatttaacaagtGTCGAGGAGAGGTTTTCTGACTTCTTTGGTTTATATACGCCGACTGCAATTACGGCCGCAATAGCAGCACTGTCGTATCCCCGATTTAAAGATAAATGGTTCACTGCCATTGATCACCAACACAATCGCAGGTTAAAAAcactatttaaacaaaaaattgcAAATGAAGTACACGATCAAGATGATGGACAAGAAGGAAGCACCAGCACAAAACCAAGTGAAGACGCATACTTCGACTTTGAAACAGACTCTTCCGAAGGCGAGGGAATCGGATCTTCCATTCGTTCGACAAGACCAGATATTTTACTAGCTAACTTTCTAAGCGACGAAGATAAAAATATCTCAATGTTACGCCGGCACGCTGAAGTCATGAATATTTTCAAAAAGTTTAATACCCGTATGCCATCATCAGGGCCTGTTGAAAGACTTTTTTCGTACGCAACTATGATTAATCTGCCAAAATCGCACAGATTGTCTGACGAAATGTTTGAGATGAGGGTAGTGTTAAAGGCTAATTTAAAGTAA